From the genome of Halomonas sp. 1513, one region includes:
- a CDS encoding AAA family ATPase: MDLFSQTHANAGAPLAYRMRPRHLAEYIGQQALVGPDKPLRRMAESASVRSMILWGPPGVGKTTLAEILANESGARLEQLSAVMAGVKDIRAAVERAQLSQGHNTLLFLDEIHRLNKSQQDALLPHVESGLLTLIGATTENPSFEVNSALLSRARVYVLKTLTEDELLAVLRQALADSQRGLGQRRIQVDDDVLAMLARAAGGDARRALGLLETACDFCVPDGDGERLPTEALADVLGHQASAFDKQGDHYYDLLSAIHKSLRSSRVDAALMYMAQFMQGGGDPLDVVRRLAAIASEDVGNADPRALPLVMAAWDAYLRLGDYEGQRAIAHAAIHLAVAPKSNAIDQAWKQAKALAAQHPTLEVPSYLRNAPTQLMKELGHGDGYRYAHHEPHGYPAGRRHDCWPEGLPPASLYQPSEFGQEARFKQIMAWRAELDAEADGDE, translated from the coding sequence ATGGACCTGTTCAGCCAGACACATGCCAACGCCGGAGCTCCGCTGGCCTATCGCATGCGCCCGCGACACCTGGCCGAATATATCGGCCAGCAGGCGCTGGTCGGCCCGGACAAGCCGCTGCGGCGCATGGCGGAAAGCGCCAGCGTGCGCTCGATGATCCTGTGGGGCCCACCCGGCGTGGGCAAGACCACCCTGGCCGAAATTCTCGCCAACGAATCCGGCGCCCGGCTCGAGCAGCTCTCGGCGGTGATGGCCGGGGTCAAGGATATCCGCGCTGCCGTGGAGCGCGCGCAACTGTCGCAGGGGCACAACACGCTGCTGTTCCTCGACGAGATCCACCGCCTCAACAAGAGCCAGCAGGACGCCCTGCTACCCCACGTCGAATCCGGGCTGCTGACGCTGATCGGCGCCACCACCGAGAACCCCTCCTTCGAGGTCAACTCGGCGCTGCTGTCGCGGGCGCGGGTCTATGTGCTCAAGACACTCACCGAGGACGAGCTGCTCGCGGTGCTGCGCCAGGCCCTCGCGGATAGCCAGCGCGGGCTTGGCCAGCGGCGCATCCAGGTCGACGACGACGTGCTGGCCATGCTGGCCCGCGCCGCCGGCGGCGACGCGCGACGCGCCCTCGGCCTGCTCGAGACCGCCTGCGATTTCTGCGTGCCAGACGGCGACGGCGAACGCCTGCCGACAGAGGCGCTGGCCGACGTGCTGGGCCATCAGGCCAGCGCCTTCGACAAGCAGGGCGACCACTACTACGACCTGCTCTCGGCGATCCACAAGTCGCTGCGCTCGTCGCGGGTCGATGCCGCGCTGATGTACATGGCGCAGTTCATGCAGGGCGGCGGCGACCCACTCGACGTGGTCAGACGCCTGGCGGCGATCGCCTCGGAGGACGTCGGCAATGCCGACCCCCGCGCCCTGCCGTTGGTGATGGCGGCCTGGGACGCCTATCTGCGCCTCGGCGACTACGAGGGCCAGCGCGCCATCGCCCACGCCGCCATCCACCTGGCGGTGGCGCCCAAGAGCAATGCCATCGACCAGGCCTGGAAGCAGGCCAAGGCGCTTGCCGCCCAGCACCCCACCCTCGAGGTACCCAGCTACCTGCGCAACGCGCCGACCCAGCTGATGAAGGAGCTCGGCCACGGCGACGGCTACCGCTACGCCCACCACGAGCCCCACGGCTACCCTGCCGGCCGCCGCCACGACTGCTGGCCCGAGGGCCTGCCACCGGCGAGTCTCTACCAGCCCAGCGAGTTCGGCCAGGAGGCGCGCTTCAAGCAGATCATGGCGTGGCGCGCCGAGCTCGACGCCGAGGCCGACGGCGACGAGTAG
- a CDS encoding ATP-dependent Clp protease ATP-binding subunit ClpA, with protein sequence MLSKELELTLNTAFTVARSKRHEFMTVEHLLLALLDNASAADVLRACGANLEKLRSDLQDFINSTTPLIPEDQVDRETQPTLGFQRVLQRAVFHVQSSGKSEVTGANVLVAIFSEQESQAVYFLKQQNVARVDAVNYIAHGISKVSGHTQSPSSAPSSDAEEAEEGGSEGAAHPLTGYATNLNEQARLGKIDPLIGRDHELERVVQILARRRKNNPLLVGEAGVGKTAIAEGLAKRVVEEEVPDVIADAVVYSLDMGALLAGTKYRGDFEKRLKSLLAELKKQPNAILFIDEIHTVIGAGAASGGVMDASNLLKPLLSSGELRCIGSTTFQEFRGIFEKDRALARRFQKVDVMAPSVEDTIRILKGLRGRFEEHHKLKYTDGALESAARLADRYINDRHLPDKAIDVIDEAGAHQRLLPPEVRVDTIDVDQVEAVVASIARIPPKSVSSSDRKLLSNLERDLKMLVFGQDEAITSLSAAIKLSRAGLKSPDKPVGSFLFSGPTGVGKTEVAKQLASLMGIELVRFDMSEYMERHTVSRLIGAPPGYVGYDQGGLLTEAITKQPHCVLLLDEIEKAHPEVFNLLLQVMDHGRLTDNNGREADFRHVILIMTSNAGAEQIARRSIGFQTQDHSTDGMEVIRKTFTPEFRNRLDGIIQFHGLVPEVVRNVVDKFLVELQAQLDEKRVQLDVDEAARSWLAEQGYDPEMGARPMARLIQDKLKKPLAEMILFGELSEHGGVVHVSVEEGDDELRLETEAELA encoded by the coding sequence ATGCTGAGCAAAGAACTTGAACTGACCCTGAACACGGCGTTTACCGTGGCCCGTTCCAAGCGCCACGAATTCATGACCGTGGAGCACCTGCTGCTGGCACTGCTCGATAATGCCTCCGCGGCAGACGTGCTGCGAGCCTGCGGGGCCAATCTCGAAAAACTGCGCTCCGACCTGCAGGATTTCATTAACTCCACCACGCCGTTGATCCCCGAGGATCAGGTCGATCGCGAGACACAGCCGACGCTGGGCTTCCAGCGCGTACTGCAGCGCGCGGTCTTCCACGTGCAGTCCTCCGGCAAGAGCGAGGTCACCGGCGCCAACGTGCTGGTGGCGATCTTCTCCGAGCAGGAGAGCCAGGCGGTCTACTTCCTCAAGCAGCAGAATGTGGCGCGAGTGGATGCCGTGAATTACATCGCCCACGGCATCTCCAAGGTGTCGGGGCATACCCAGAGCCCCTCGTCGGCGCCATCATCGGATGCCGAAGAAGCCGAGGAGGGCGGTAGCGAAGGTGCGGCACATCCGCTCACTGGCTACGCCACCAACCTCAACGAGCAGGCGCGACTGGGCAAGATCGACCCGCTGATCGGTCGCGACCACGAGCTCGAACGAGTGGTGCAGATTCTCGCCCGGCGGCGCAAGAACAACCCGCTGCTGGTCGGCGAGGCCGGGGTGGGCAAGACCGCCATCGCCGAAGGTCTGGCCAAGCGGGTCGTCGAGGAAGAGGTACCCGACGTGATCGCCGATGCGGTGGTCTACTCGCTCGACATGGGCGCACTGCTGGCCGGCACCAAGTACCGTGGCGACTTCGAGAAGCGCCTCAAGAGCCTGCTGGCCGAGCTCAAGAAGCAGCCCAACGCGATCCTGTTCATCGACGAGATCCACACCGTGATCGGTGCCGGTGCGGCGTCCGGCGGGGTCATGGATGCGTCCAACCTGCTCAAGCCGCTGCTCTCGTCGGGTGAGCTGCGCTGCATCGGCTCGACCACCTTCCAGGAGTTCCGCGGCATCTTCGAGAAGGACCGTGCCCTGGCCCGGCGCTTCCAGAAGGTCGATGTCATGGCGCCGTCGGTCGAGGACACCATCCGCATTCTCAAGGGCCTGCGTGGGCGCTTCGAGGAGCACCACAAGCTCAAGTACACCGACGGCGCGCTGGAGAGTGCGGCGCGCCTGGCGGATCGCTACATCAACGATCGCCACCTGCCCGACAAGGCCATCGACGTGATCGACGAGGCCGGCGCGCACCAGCGCCTGCTGCCGCCGGAGGTGCGGGTCGATACCATCGACGTCGATCAGGTCGAGGCGGTGGTGGCGTCGATCGCGCGGATTCCGCCGAAGAGCGTCTCCAGCTCCGACCGTAAGCTGCTCTCCAACCTCGAGCGCGACCTCAAGATGCTGGTGTTCGGCCAGGACGAGGCGATCACCAGCCTGTCGGCGGCGATCAAGCTGTCGCGGGCCGGCCTCAAGTCGCCGGACAAGCCGGTGGGCAGCTTCCTGTTCTCCGGCCCCACCGGGGTCGGCAAGACAGAAGTGGCCAAGCAGCTGGCCTCGCTGATGGGCATCGAGCTGGTGCGCTTCGACATGTCCGAGTACATGGAGCGCCACACCGTGTCGCGGCTCATCGGTGCGCCTCCCGGCTACGTCGGCTACGACCAGGGTGGGCTGCTCACCGAGGCGATCACCAAGCAGCCGCACTGCGTGCTGCTGCTCGACGAGATCGAGAAGGCGCACCCCGAGGTCTTCAACCTGCTGCTGCAGGTGATGGATCACGGCCGCCTGACCGACAACAACGGCCGCGAGGCGGACTTCCGCCACGTGATCCTGATCATGACCTCGAATGCCGGTGCCGAGCAGATCGCGCGGCGCTCGATCGGCTTCCAGACTCAGGACCACTCCACCGACGGCATGGAGGTGATTCGCAAGACCTTCACCCCCGAGTTCCGCAATCGTCTCGACGGCATCATCCAGTTCCACGGCCTGGTGCCCGAGGTGGTGCGCAACGTGGTCGACAAGTTCCTGGTCGAACTACAGGCGCAGCTCGACGAGAAGCGCGTGCAGCTCGACGTCGACGAGGCGGCGCGCAGCTGGCTTGCCGAGCAGGGCTATGATCCGGAGATGGGCGCGCGGCCGATGGCGCGCCTGATTCAGGACAAGCTCAAGAAGCCGCTGGCCGAGATGATCCTATTCGGCGAGCTCTCCGAACACGGCGGCGTGGTGCATGTCAGCGTCGAGGAGGGGGACGACGAGCTGCGGCTGGAAACCGAGGCCGAACTGGCCTGA
- a CDS encoding ATP-dependent Clp protease adapter ClpS gives MTRPPESEPDDDGDLATQSADPELARPPMYKVVLHNDDFTPMEFVVEVLQTFFHLESEKAVQVMLAVHTQGKATCGIFTRDIAETKCHQVNEYARECQHPLLCDIDAAD, from the coding sequence ATGACCCGGCCGCCGGAGTCGGAGCCCGACGACGATGGCGACCTGGCGACCCAGTCGGCCGATCCGGAACTGGCCAGGCCGCCGATGTACAAGGTGGTGCTGCACAATGACGACTTCACACCGATGGAGTTCGTGGTCGAGGTGCTGCAGACCTTCTTTCACTTAGAGAGCGAAAAAGCCGTACAGGTCATGCTGGCGGTACATACACAGGGCAAGGCGACCTGCGGGATATTCACCCGCGACATCGCCGAAACCAAGTGTCATCAGGTCAACGAGTACGCCCGCGAGTGCCAGCATCCACTGCTGTGTGACATCGACGCGGCGGATTGA
- a CDS encoding cell division protein FtsK, translating into MTPSQAYKGEGRLSVKKRASARRTPATQAKGRASQAKDQARRVGLKLQGASREGVVIMLLAGCVFLLLALFSYQAGDPGWSHSGPETAVGNWMGPVGAWLADVLYSLFGASALWWPGMLGFAAWWLVRSRQVRFEWDTTALAVKAAGLVLLLLGTTTLGALHFYSPYSGLPYASGGILGEGLVVGLYPLVGAHGTTLLAMVAILCGFPLFSGLSWLTVMDELGRQLFRLIGWVWEQLGGAKDHWLVRREQARDARDAQRSERQATDNEAQDEQPETTARRWWQRLLPWQGNADSVPEMASQAPPSRAEGRLEPGFGDDGNTDIPWEVPAHTPSAKRPEAAYSASARAAAPASSAAGQAAWAGAAGPAATQETPLRPDVDEPSWAGMSLSAQRDDVTSPQAAEPAPTEPAPADPAPAEPRPGVAVELDADDEARPQAWASSGSSPHSPARSDKREPSLVSWRDADWEDEPDADEPRLSWSDLDEPDTPPAPAKVADEHVPPDHPAADHGAAEEAAPQMAPDPGQTPVETPRVATAEQGRAAAAEPAGPALWTVEHLQNQRPQFDMVSEPDGELPSLRLLTPPEPHQPNYTPEQLASMAELLETRLREYGVKAEVVETWPGPVITRFEIKPAAGVKVSKISNLAKDLARSLMVKSVRVVEIIPGKPTVGIEIPNPKRAMIRLREVIDSDRYQHEASALTLALGQDIGGAPVVANLGKMPHLLVAGTTGSGKSVGVNAMLISMLLKGTPDEVRMIMVDPKMLELSVYDGIPHLLAPVVTDMKEAANALRWCVAEMERRYKLMAAMGVRNIAGFNAKLDEAERAGAQVADPLWEPQPWQMHETPPVLEKLPYIVVVIDEFADMFMIVGKKVEELIARLAQKARAAGIHLILATQRPSVDVVTGLIKANIPTRMAFQVSSRVDSRTILDQGGAENLLGHGDMLYLPAGSGLPTRVHGAFVDDDEVHRIVEDWKRRGEPEYIEEILSGGVSADALTGLEAEGGGDGDDAEQDALYDEAVMFVTESRRASISAVQRRFKIGYNRAARLVEAMESAGVVSSMGSNGSREVLAGPPAGD; encoded by the coding sequence ATGACGCCGTCACAGGCGTACAAGGGGGAAGGCCGCTTGAGTGTCAAGAAGAGAGCCAGCGCTCGCCGCACGCCGGCGACCCAGGCCAAGGGCAGGGCCAGCCAGGCCAAGGACCAGGCACGTCGCGTTGGATTGAAGCTTCAAGGTGCCAGCCGCGAGGGGGTGGTGATCATGCTGCTCGCCGGCTGCGTGTTTCTGCTGCTGGCCTTGTTCAGCTACCAGGCCGGGGATCCGGGGTGGTCGCACAGCGGGCCCGAGACGGCAGTCGGCAACTGGATGGGGCCGGTCGGTGCCTGGCTGGCGGATGTGCTGTATTCGCTGTTCGGCGCCAGTGCGCTGTGGTGGCCCGGCATGCTGGGGTTTGCCGCCTGGTGGCTGGTACGCTCGCGACAGGTGCGCTTCGAGTGGGATACCACGGCGCTGGCGGTCAAGGCCGCCGGCCTGGTGCTGCTGCTGCTTGGCACCACGACGCTGGGTGCCCTGCACTTCTACAGCCCCTACAGCGGCCTGCCCTACGCCTCAGGGGGGATTCTCGGTGAAGGCCTGGTGGTGGGGCTCTACCCGCTGGTCGGCGCCCACGGCACCACGCTGCTGGCGATGGTGGCGATCCTCTGCGGCTTTCCGCTGTTCTCTGGCCTCTCCTGGCTGACGGTGATGGACGAGCTGGGGCGCCAGCTGTTCCGCCTGATCGGCTGGGTCTGGGAACAGCTGGGGGGTGCCAAGGACCACTGGCTGGTGCGTCGCGAGCAGGCCCGCGATGCCCGTGATGCCCAGCGCAGTGAGAGGCAAGCGACTGACAACGAGGCGCAAGACGAGCAGCCCGAGACCACCGCGCGCCGCTGGTGGCAGCGCCTGCTGCCCTGGCAAGGCAACGCCGACAGCGTGCCTGAGATGGCCTCCCAGGCGCCCCCGTCGCGGGCCGAGGGGCGACTCGAGCCGGGGTTTGGCGATGACGGAAACACCGATATCCCGTGGGAGGTGCCGGCGCACACGCCGTCGGCCAAGCGACCCGAGGCGGCGTACAGCGCCAGCGCGCGGGCCGCGGCGCCAGCTTCATCGGCTGCCGGACAGGCCGCCTGGGCCGGCGCTGCCGGGCCGGCAGCGACACAAGAGACGCCGCTGCGCCCGGATGTCGATGAGCCCTCCTGGGCGGGTATGTCGCTGAGTGCCCAGCGCGATGACGTGACAAGCCCGCAGGCGGCCGAGCCGGCACCCACCGAACCGGCTCCCGCTGATCCGGCTCCCGCGGAGCCGCGCCCCGGCGTAGCCGTGGAACTGGACGCAGACGACGAGGCGCGCCCCCAGGCCTGGGCTTCATCGGGCTCGTCGCCGCACTCGCCGGCGCGCAGCGACAAGCGTGAGCCGAGCCTGGTCAGCTGGCGCGACGCCGACTGGGAAGACGAGCCTGACGCCGATGAGCCGCGCCTGTCGTGGTCGGATCTCGACGAGCCGGATACGCCGCCAGCACCGGCCAAGGTGGCCGACGAGCACGTGCCACCCGATCACCCTGCGGCAGACCACGGCGCGGCGGAAGAGGCCGCTCCCCAGATGGCTCCCGACCCTGGGCAGACGCCGGTCGAGACGCCCCGGGTGGCCACTGCCGAGCAGGGCCGCGCCGCCGCCGCCGAGCCCGCCGGCCCGGCGCTATGGACCGTGGAGCACCTGCAGAACCAGCGCCCCCAGTTCGACATGGTCTCAGAGCCCGACGGTGAGCTGCCCAGCCTGCGGCTGCTGACGCCGCCGGAGCCGCACCAGCCCAACTACACCCCGGAGCAGCTGGCGAGCATGGCCGAGCTGCTCGAGACGCGGCTGCGCGAGTACGGCGTCAAGGCCGAGGTGGTCGAGACCTGGCCGGGGCCGGTGATCACGCGCTTCGAGATCAAGCCCGCCGCCGGGGTCAAGGTCTCCAAGATCAGCAACCTGGCCAAGGACCTGGCGCGCTCGCTGATGGTCAAGAGCGTACGGGTGGTGGAGATCATTCCCGGCAAGCCCACCGTGGGCATCGAAATTCCCAATCCCAAGCGCGCCATGATCCGCCTACGCGAGGTGATCGACTCCGACCGCTATCAGCACGAGGCCTCGGCACTGACCTTGGCGCTGGGCCAGGACATCGGCGGCGCGCCGGTGGTCGCCAACCTCGGCAAGATGCCGCACCTGCTGGTGGCCGGCACCACCGGCTCGGGCAAGTCGGTGGGGGTCAACGCCATGTTGATCTCGATGCTGCTCAAGGGCACCCCCGACGAAGTGCGCATGATCATGGTCGACCCCAAGATGCTCGAGCTGTCGGTGTACGACGGCATCCCGCATCTGCTGGCGCCGGTGGTCACCGACATGAAGGAGGCCGCCAACGCGCTGCGCTGGTGCGTGGCCGAGATGGAGCGCCGCTACAAGCTGATGGCGGCCATGGGCGTGCGCAATATCGCCGGCTTCAACGCTAAGCTCGACGAGGCCGAGCGCGCCGGCGCCCAGGTCGCCGACCCGCTGTGGGAGCCGCAGCCGTGGCAGATGCACGAAACGCCGCCGGTGCTCGAGAAGCTGCCCTACATCGTGGTGGTGATCGACGAGTTCGCCGACATGTTCATGATCGTCGGCAAGAAGGTCGAGGAGCTGATCGCGCGGCTGGCGCAGAAGGCCCGCGCCGCCGGCATCCACCTGATACTTGCCACCCAGCGGCCGTCGGTGGACGTGGTGACCGGCCTGATCAAGGCCAACATTCCCACCCGCATGGCCTTCCAGGTCTCCTCGCGGGTCGACTCGCGCACCATCCTCGACCAGGGCGGCGCCGAGAACCTGCTCGGCCACGGCGACATGCTCTACCTGCCGGCCGGCTCGGGCCTGCCGACGCGGGTCCACGGCGCCTTCGTCGACGATGACGAAGTGCACCGCATCGTCGAGGACTGGAAGCGCCGCGGCGAGCCTGAATACATCGAGGAGATCCTCTCCGGCGGGGTGTCCGCCGATGCCTTGACCGGCCTCGAGGCCGAGGGTGGCGGCGATGGCGACGACGCCGAGCAGGACGCCCTCTACGACGAGGCGGTGATGTTCGTCACCGAGTCGCGTCGCGCCTCGATCTCGGCGGTGCAGCGGCGCTTCAAGATCGGCTACAACCGCGCCGCGCGGCTGGTCGAGGCGATGGAGTCGGCCGGCGTGGTGTCGTCGATGGGCAGCAACGGCAGTCGCGAAGTCCTGGCCGGCCCACCCGCCGGCGACTGA
- a CDS encoding arginyltransferase — translation MSSNTPRQPTRDLRFFLTVPHACSYLEKREATTLFLDPQESPGQGVYDALALLGFRRSGRHLYRPHCDACNACVSVRIPVADFTPNRSQRKLLRRNADLTLHERPARFDAEHYGLYARYIRERHADGDMFPPSHEQYRTFLTLDHPYARLLEFRLDGRLVAIAAIDLLGHGLSAIYTFFDPDPAFERRSLGSYAVLTLVEQARHRQLPHVYLGYWIRECRKMNYKRSFQPLEYLHGRHWRREIPT, via the coding sequence GTGAGCAGTAATACGCCTCGGCAGCCGACGCGGGATCTGCGTTTCTTCCTAACGGTCCCGCATGCCTGCAGCTACCTCGAGAAACGCGAGGCCACCACGCTGTTTCTCGACCCCCAGGAGTCACCCGGCCAGGGCGTCTACGACGCCCTGGCCCTGCTCGGCTTTCGGCGCAGCGGTCGGCATCTCTACCGCCCCCACTGCGACGCCTGCAACGCCTGCGTCTCGGTACGCATACCGGTTGCCGACTTCACCCCCAATCGCAGCCAGCGCAAGCTGCTGCGGCGCAACGCCGACCTGACCCTGCACGAGCGTCCGGCGCGCTTCGATGCCGAACACTACGGCCTGTATGCGCGCTATATCCGCGAACGCCACGCCGACGGCGACATGTTTCCGCCCAGCCACGAGCAGTACCGCACTTTCCTGACCCTCGATCATCCTTACGCGCGGCTGCTCGAATTCCGCCTCGACGGGCGCCTGGTGGCGATTGCGGCCATCGACCTGCTGGGGCATGGGCTCTCGGCGATCTACACCTTCTTCGACCCCGACCCGGCCTTCGAGCGACGTTCGCTGGGCAGCTACGCGGTGCTCACCCTGGTGGAGCAGGCACGCCACCGCCAACTGCCCCATGTCTACCTCGGCTACTGGATCCGCGAATGCCGCAAGATGAACTACAAGCGCAGTTTTCAGCCGCTGGAATACCTTCACGGCCGCCACTGGCGGCGCGAAATTCCAACATGA
- a CDS encoding leucyl/phenylalanyl-tRNA--protein transferase translates to MLPWLPPTPIRFPPTNTALDDPDGLLAAGGALTPAWLLAAYRRGIFPWYSDDQPILWWSPDPRMVLFPADLKVRRSLAKRLRNGGFSTSIDRAFASVIAACAECRAAHEGTWITSEMRDAYLALHRLGHAHSVEVWRDDALVGGLYGVAIGRMFFGESMFSRERDASKVALVTLARHLEAHGGGLIDCQMHTAHLASLGARDIARDAFLDYLEQYAQAAAGAAFHPPGEGDSEQ, encoded by the coding sequence ATGCTGCCCTGGCTGCCCCCGACGCCGATCCGCTTTCCGCCGACCAACACCGCGCTCGACGATCCCGACGGCCTGCTGGCCGCCGGCGGCGCGCTGACGCCGGCGTGGCTGCTAGCTGCCTACCGACGCGGCATCTTTCCCTGGTACAGCGACGACCAGCCGATCCTGTGGTGGAGCCCCGATCCGCGCATGGTGCTCTTTCCGGCCGACCTCAAGGTGCGACGCAGTCTCGCCAAGCGGCTGCGCAACGGCGGCTTCTCGACCAGCATCGACCGCGCCTTTGCCTCGGTCATCGCGGCTTGCGCAGAGTGCCGCGCGGCGCATGAAGGCACCTGGATCACCAGCGAGATGCGTGACGCCTACCTGGCGCTGCACCGCCTCGGTCATGCCCACTCGGTGGAGGTGTGGCGTGATGACGCACTGGTGGGTGGCCTCTACGGCGTCGCCATCGGCCGGATGTTCTTCGGCGAATCGATGTTCTCGCGGGAGCGCGACGCCTCGAAGGTGGCGCTGGTCACGCTGGCCAGACACCTCGAGGCCCACGGCGGCGGCCTGATCGACTGCCAGATGCATACCGCTCACCTGGCCAGCCTAGGCGCCAGGGACATCGCCCGGGACGCGTTCCTCGACTATCTTGAGCAGTATGCACAGGCCGCCGCCGGAGCGGCCTTTCACCCGCCAGGAGAGGGCGACAGTGAGCAGTAA
- a CDS encoding outer membrane lipoprotein carrier protein LolA, whose translation MKLKTSLLALSLTAAMPLTALADDGAERLTQLLDSLETYSADFEQQILDGSGQRLQEARGQMWLSRPGKFRWEVDAPYRQEVVSDGDEVFLHDPDLEQVTVQALDTRVTHTPALLLSGSATELTDSYQVSHQQQGDTETFTLVPRGADTLFEELKMTFYGEQFGALQMNDSTGQRTAIEFSNIQVNGDIDEAHFVFEIPDNADVIRDDH comes from the coding sequence ATGAAACTGAAGACATCGCTGCTGGCCCTGTCGCTGACTGCTGCCATGCCCCTCACCGCGCTGGCCGATGACGGCGCCGAGCGCCTTACCCAGCTGCTCGATTCGCTGGAGACCTATTCTGCCGACTTCGAGCAGCAGATCCTCGACGGCAGCGGGCAGCGCCTCCAGGAGGCGCGGGGCCAGATGTGGCTATCGCGGCCCGGCAAGTTCCGCTGGGAAGTCGACGCGCCCTATCGCCAGGAAGTGGTGTCGGACGGCGACGAGGTCTTCCTGCATGACCCGGACCTCGAGCAGGTCACGGTGCAGGCGCTGGACACCCGCGTCACGCACACCCCGGCACTGCTGCTCTCCGGCAGCGCCACCGAGCTCACCGACAGCTACCAGGTGAGCCACCAGCAGCAGGGCGATACCGAGACCTTCACGCTGGTGCCGCGCGGCGCCGATACGCTGTTCGAAGAGCTCAAGATGACCTTCTACGGCGAGCAGTTCGGTGCCCTGCAGATGAACGACAGCACCGGCCAGCGTACCGCCATCGAGTTCAGCAATATCCAGGTCAACGGCGATATCGACGAGGCCCACTTCGTGTTCGAGATCCCCGACAACGCCGATGTGATCCGCGACGATCACTGA
- a CDS encoding translation initiation factor IF-1, whose translation MAREDHIEMEGVVVDTLPNTMFRVELENGHVVTAHISGKMRKNYIRILTGDKVKVELTPYDLSKGRIVYRSR comes from the coding sequence ATGGCACGTGAAGACCATATCGAAATGGAAGGTGTCGTCGTCGATACCCTTCCCAACACCATGTTCCGCGTCGAGCTGGAAAACGGCCACGTGGTCACTGCACACATCTCCGGCAAGATGCGCAAGAACTACATCCGCATCCTGACCGGCGACAAGGTCAAGGTCGAGCTGACGCCCTACGACCTGTCCAAGGGCCGCATCGTCTACCGCTCCCGCTAA